The following proteins are co-located in the Rhodopirellula islandica genome:
- a CDS encoding helix-turn-helix domain-containing protein, protein MMGLSVPKVAAELGCGFDQVRNLIAAGELPAVNIGLGKQRARWSVSREDLDAFKARRASQPARAKHRRTDVPMPRKQWV, encoded by the coding sequence ATGATGGGATTGAGTGTTCCAAAGGTGGCAGCAGAGCTTGGTTGTGGATTCGACCAAGTGAGAAACCTGATCGCGGCTGGAGAGTTGCCAGCTGTCAACATCGGGCTCGGTAAGCAACGAGCCAGATGGAGCGTCAGTCGTGAAGACTTGGACGCCTTTAAGGCGAGGCGAGCCAGTCAACCAGCCCGAGCAAAGCATCGTCGCACAGATGTTCCGATGCCCCGGAAGCAATGGGTTTGA
- a CDS encoding tyrosine-type recombinase/integrase: MTRRNVTEAGKRASKPAKPRKDFPLFAHSSGQWAKKVRGKLHYFGVWADPVAAENEWERTKLALLEGRDPDVALAGVSVGWLCNAFMDSKELMHERDELTKVTLNEYHGMVKDVAAFFGKGRRLDSLRPGDFERYRRSLPSTWSPITINNNLRLVRVLFNYANDIEATKRDIRYKVGLKAVAKSALLKHEAKQHAKEFTVEEVWTLFNAASQPMRSFILLGINAAYGTADIGRLRIDHIDFANNWLGEPRGKTGVARGCWLWPETVAELRLAIEQKPFTTSERLKPLAFLTKRRQPWSVDGSTTRPLTQAFGKLKTAIGINKAHVGHYSLRHTFATVASGARDPEAVDYVMGHKDSSMRGGYREGIEQERVKAVCEHVRQWFLDGKPEKGCVK, encoded by the coding sequence ATGACAAGACGCAATGTAACAGAAGCGGGAAAAAGAGCCAGCAAACCCGCCAAGCCGCGAAAGGATTTTCCCCTCTTCGCGCATTCTTCCGGTCAGTGGGCCAAGAAGGTCCGCGGCAAACTCCACTACTTCGGCGTGTGGGCCGATCCTGTTGCCGCTGAAAATGAATGGGAGCGGACCAAGCTAGCGCTGCTGGAAGGCCGCGACCCTGACGTTGCACTCGCGGGTGTATCGGTTGGCTGGCTTTGCAATGCGTTCATGGATTCGAAAGAGTTGATGCACGAGCGCGACGAATTGACGAAGGTGACGCTCAATGAGTATCACGGCATGGTCAAGGACGTGGCCGCGTTCTTTGGGAAGGGTCGCCGACTCGATTCGCTTCGCCCTGGTGATTTCGAGCGATACCGGCGATCACTGCCGAGCACGTGGAGCCCGATCACCATCAACAACAACCTGCGTTTGGTGCGTGTGCTGTTCAATTACGCCAACGACATCGAGGCGACCAAGCGGGACATTCGTTACAAGGTCGGATTGAAGGCAGTCGCCAAGTCAGCGTTGCTGAAGCACGAAGCCAAGCAGCACGCAAAGGAGTTCACGGTTGAGGAGGTATGGACGCTGTTCAACGCAGCGTCACAACCAATGCGATCCTTCATCCTGCTTGGAATCAATGCGGCCTACGGCACCGCCGACATCGGCAGGCTGCGAATCGACCACATTGACTTCGCCAATAATTGGTTGGGCGAGCCGAGGGGCAAAACCGGGGTAGCTCGAGGTTGCTGGTTGTGGCCAGAAACCGTTGCCGAGCTGCGTCTCGCGATTGAGCAAAAGCCATTCACGACATCGGAACGATTGAAGCCGTTGGCGTTCCTGACGAAGCGTCGACAACCGTGGTCAGTCGATGGAAGCACAACGCGGCCGCTCACCCAGGCGTTTGGCAAGCTCAAAACTGCCATTGGGATCAACAAGGCTCACGTGGGCCACTACAGCCTGAGGCACACTTTCGCGACGGTCGCCAGCGGTGCTAGGGATCCCGAGGCGGTCGATTATGTCATGGGGCACAAAGACAGCAGCATGAGGGGCGGCTACCGGGAAGGGATCGAACAAGAGCGAGTGAAGGCTGTGTGTGAACACGTTCGCCAGTGGTTCTTGGATGGCAAACCAGAAAAAGGCTGTGTGAAATGA
- a CDS encoding pseudouridine synthase produces MPRQPSSSKSKRPSSSSKDQSTSSAKRINQLLASAGFGSRRQCEELIREGRVDVDDETITELGTTVDPNVQKVRVDGNYLRPQKLVYYVVNKPVGIVTTNRDPRGRPRVIDLVPPTERVFPVGRLDLSSEGLILLTNDGDLAQKLAHPKFGIQKIYRVIVAGEVRGETMKKMREGMYIAEGFVQVDGAKIIKARSKATEMEIRLKEGKNREIRRILARLGHKVQQLRRVAIGPLKLGDVPRGAYRKLTRDEVDKLRRSIDAAEKAEQAAAPARPNSKQSIKRRPGGANRNVASKGTGARPATKGVRKAVKKSRSTDTRVKATSPKTSKAVKKRTVSSAGSTGTIIGADPPKASRSKAERGSNPDIIRKRTAGKKPSTRPGGVKKGRGKASRRDGRS; encoded by the coding sequence ATGCCACGCCAACCCTCGTCCTCCAAATCAAAACGTCCCTCGTCTTCGTCCAAAGACCAGTCGACGTCCTCGGCAAAACGAATCAACCAATTGCTCGCATCCGCTGGCTTTGGCAGCCGGAGGCAATGCGAAGAATTGATTCGTGAAGGACGCGTGGATGTGGACGACGAAACGATCACGGAATTGGGAACCACCGTCGACCCGAACGTCCAAAAAGTTCGCGTCGATGGGAATTACCTGCGTCCCCAAAAGCTGGTTTATTACGTCGTCAACAAACCCGTTGGCATCGTGACGACCAACCGAGACCCCCGCGGTCGCCCTCGCGTGATCGACTTGGTTCCTCCGACCGAACGTGTCTTTCCCGTCGGCCGCTTGGATTTGTCCAGTGAAGGTCTGATCTTGCTGACCAACGACGGTGACCTGGCTCAAAAATTGGCTCACCCCAAATTCGGCATTCAGAAGATCTACCGGGTCATCGTTGCGGGCGAAGTCCGCGGTGAAACGATGAAGAAGATGCGGGAAGGCATGTACATCGCTGAAGGCTTTGTCCAAGTCGACGGTGCGAAGATCATCAAGGCACGCTCCAAAGCCACCGAGATGGAAATTCGGCTGAAGGAAGGCAAGAACCGCGAAATTCGTCGGATCCTAGCTCGGCTTGGCCACAAAGTTCAACAACTCCGACGTGTCGCGATCGGACCATTGAAATTGGGCGACGTGCCGCGGGGCGCCTATCGCAAACTCACGCGAGACGAAGTCGATAAGTTGCGCCGCAGCATTGACGCGGCTGAGAAAGCGGAACAAGCGGCCGCACCAGCCCGCCCGAATTCGAAACAGTCCATCAAACGACGCCCCGGTGGCGCCAACCGCAATGTTGCGTCCAAAGGAACCGGCGCTCGCCCGGCAACCAAGGGCGTTCGGAAGGCCGTCAAGAAGAGTCGTTCAACCGACACGCGTGTCAAAGCGACCTCGCCAAAGACATCCAAGGCTGTCAAAAAGCGAACGGTCTCGAGTGCCGGTTCGACCGGAACCATCATCGGTGCCGATCCCCCCAAAGCGTCCCGCAGCAAAGCCGAACGCGGGTCCAACCCGGACATCATCCGCAAACGTACCGCTGGCAAGAAACCAAGCACCAGGCCTGGCGGTGTGAAGAAAGGCCGCGGCAAAGCATCTCGCCGCGACGGTCGTTCGTGA
- a CDS encoding tetratricopeptide repeat protein: MSRREKIEAMLADDPSDTFLRYSLAMEFRSEGDHETSLAKLRGLFTDNPPYVPAFFMAAQQLVDLGRVDEARAILRDGIEQARSQNDSHAAAEMSELLSSIGMLGEDDDL; this comes from the coding sequence ATGTCTCGACGCGAAAAAATTGAAGCCATGTTGGCGGACGATCCCAGCGACACATTCCTGCGATACTCCTTGGCGATGGAATTTCGATCGGAAGGCGATCACGAAACCAGTTTGGCGAAACTTCGGGGTCTGTTCACCGACAACCCGCCGTACGTTCCCGCCTTCTTCATGGCCGCGCAGCAGTTGGTGGACCTGGGGCGGGTGGACGAGGCTCGCGCGATTCTGCGCGACGGGATCGAACAGGCGCGGTCGCAGAACGATTCTCACGCCGCCGCCGAAATGAGCGAGCTGCTCTCCTCGATTGGAATGCTGGGCGAAGACGACGACCTTTGA
- a CDS encoding COG1361 family protein — translation MSRGLCQLITQLASPRRRLPVIMAAAMFATSFNVGPTPWTSSEANRVAAQETTENSEIQQVVGKQLSGRGTSRGGLFSAFGSGSQTTTRSSSNGLLGNLFGGSDSSSSSASNSGRTATAVNSDRTVDWSGVPTHRSQASSTAQNNSSGPAPLRDPNASSRVAQRPTSQSTSRVPQPPKMETSIARTAPSTPIRVESKSTPVPVVRSTPIAISPVRTEPVEIIPKVSRRILKVETEPTIEELSSTESSRRQKPTVVAKTEPKPVPAKTPSVDVAKAEPKPQPKAAVKPPAPVEKAAPKVASKPAPAPAPTAVAQTAPVAKPTPAAPAMPVQAPAPAKAPATVAQSQPVAKPAPAPQRISQLVPPKSVAMAPIQAPAPAVPAPLATPAKTASSSITLGEARQAPSTTQPNDSFVAANSRPATPRQPVAVPNEAPTKMQTFGGGRADSRPSGSLSASGATDIALRPISDRLPVGAADQTAESALGQPQSAWHNSNGVSHDQFQTRDPFQAQSSVPARSISGPAANAGPNQSDYPNTMRGTTPAPAVETVKAMPSSSTSSELPGIRVITAGPKKVMIRQTHPYEIRVENRGNVDAEGLVIRAYIPDWADVVGQQASRGDVAGSTENSVRQLNWRIEHLKAGQTERMLVRLKAARSGTHDLNVDWTIAPQQERMQVEVQEPELALTIDGPDEVIYGQSKTYTIRVLNPGDGVAPNVVFTLSPESSTPQSQRIGDIPSGKEAQFEVELTAQDLGDLKIHGLASGDLELKAEADKNVRVLAADLEAVLTGPELKYQNTDAMYQLELTNHGTTASDDVLATLTLPMGVTYIGGMEGASLIDNQLRWKIASLTPGARRNYQFQCRLDSTGQHEFTFKCKGSAAGQTGVALTTNVEAIADLVLSIEDPSAPAPVGQDVTYQIVIRNRGSKPATDVRAIAQFSNGIEPQQLLGNDGKVITGQVLINPIARIDAGEEVRMKIVAKAAEGGHHRFRTEVRSGDTILVAEEATHYMNARNERISRRSGPGGNEFSLPLR, via the coding sequence ATGTCGCGCGGTCTTTGTCAACTCATCACGCAATTGGCGTCACCACGCCGTCGCCTGCCGGTCATCATGGCCGCAGCGATGTTCGCGACGTCCTTCAACGTCGGCCCCACGCCATGGACCTCCTCGGAGGCAAATCGCGTTGCTGCCCAAGAAACCACCGAGAACTCTGAAATCCAACAGGTTGTCGGGAAACAGCTCAGCGGCCGCGGGACGTCCCGCGGCGGTCTGTTCAGTGCCTTTGGCTCTGGGTCCCAGACGACCACCCGTTCGTCCAGCAACGGATTGCTTGGCAATTTGTTCGGCGGCAGCGACTCGTCCTCTTCCAGTGCCAGCAACAGCGGTCGCACCGCCACCGCCGTCAACAGTGACCGCACCGTGGATTGGAGCGGCGTTCCGACCCACCGCAGTCAGGCCAGCAGCACCGCTCAAAACAACAGCAGCGGACCGGCTCCTTTGCGTGATCCCAACGCGAGTTCACGTGTGGCCCAGCGACCGACTTCCCAGTCAACCTCGCGAGTGCCGCAACCACCCAAAATGGAAACGTCGATTGCGCGAACCGCTCCCTCGACACCGATCCGCGTTGAAAGCAAATCGACTCCCGTTCCAGTCGTCCGCAGCACGCCCATCGCGATTTCACCTGTCAGGACCGAACCGGTTGAAATCATTCCGAAGGTTTCACGCCGAATTCTGAAAGTCGAAACCGAGCCAACGATTGAAGAATTGTCTTCGACCGAATCCTCACGACGTCAAAAGCCGACGGTTGTTGCAAAGACCGAACCCAAACCCGTTCCGGCCAAGACCCCTTCGGTCGATGTCGCCAAGGCGGAACCCAAGCCACAGCCAAAAGCAGCCGTGAAACCACCGGCACCGGTTGAGAAAGCAGCACCCAAGGTGGCCTCGAAACCGGCCCCTGCTCCTGCCCCAACTGCCGTCGCCCAAACAGCACCGGTTGCCAAGCCAACCCCTGCCGCACCGGCAATGCCCGTGCAAGCGCCGGCACCGGCCAAAGCACCTGCAACCGTCGCTCAAAGCCAACCTGTGGCCAAGCCCGCACCGGCTCCACAACGGATCAGCCAACTGGTACCACCTAAGAGTGTTGCCATGGCACCGATCCAGGCTCCCGCCCCGGCCGTGCCGGCACCGCTGGCGACACCTGCCAAGACAGCGTCGTCCTCGATCACGCTGGGCGAAGCTCGCCAGGCACCTTCGACAACGCAACCCAACGATTCCTTCGTGGCTGCCAACTCTCGTCCAGCGACTCCACGCCAGCCCGTGGCAGTGCCCAACGAAGCACCTACTAAGATGCAAACGTTTGGTGGAGGCCGCGCTGACAGTCGCCCATCAGGCTCGCTTTCGGCCAGCGGAGCAACCGACATTGCCTTGCGTCCCATCAGCGATCGATTGCCAGTTGGTGCCGCAGATCAAACTGCTGAATCCGCCTTGGGTCAACCACAGTCGGCATGGCACAACTCCAACGGTGTTTCCCACGATCAGTTCCAAACGCGTGATCCCTTCCAGGCTCAATCGTCGGTGCCAGCTCGATCGATTTCCGGCCCAGCCGCCAACGCTGGTCCGAACCAATCGGATTATCCCAACACAATGCGGGGAACAACGCCAGCTCCTGCTGTCGAAACGGTCAAGGCCATGCCTTCCTCGTCGACATCCAGTGAACTGCCCGGGATCCGAGTCATCACGGCTGGCCCGAAGAAGGTCATGATCCGCCAAACGCACCCCTACGAAATTCGAGTCGAGAATCGTGGGAACGTCGACGCGGAAGGCTTGGTCATTCGCGCCTACATCCCTGATTGGGCCGATGTGGTTGGCCAACAAGCCAGTCGCGGCGACGTGGCAGGTTCGACCGAAAACAGTGTCCGTCAACTCAACTGGCGAATCGAACACCTGAAGGCCGGCCAAACCGAACGCATGCTTGTTCGCCTGAAAGCCGCTCGCAGCGGAACCCATGACTTGAACGTCGACTGGACCATCGCTCCCCAACAGGAACGGATGCAAGTCGAAGTTCAAGAACCAGAACTCGCTCTCACGATCGATGGTCCCGATGAAGTCATCTATGGCCAATCGAAGACGTATACCATCCGCGTGTTGAATCCGGGCGACGGAGTGGCACCCAACGTGGTGTTCACGTTGTCACCTGAATCCAGCACGCCACAAAGCCAACGCATCGGTGACATCCCATCGGGCAAGGAAGCTCAATTCGAAGTTGAGTTGACCGCACAAGATCTGGGTGACTTGAAGATTCACGGCTTGGCCAGCGGAGACTTGGAGTTGAAGGCTGAAGCGGACAAAAACGTTCGCGTTTTGGCTGCGGATCTGGAAGCCGTTTTGACAGGCCCGGAACTCAAGTATCAAAACACGGATGCGATGTACCAATTGGAACTGACCAACCATGGCACCACCGCCAGTGACGATGTCTTGGCAACCTTGACCTTGCCGATGGGCGTCACCTACATCGGTGGCATGGAAGGCGCTTCGTTGATCGACAATCAACTGCGTTGGAAAATCGCTTCGTTGACCCCAGGTGCCCGGCGCAACTATCAATTCCAGTGCCGTCTCGACTCCACCGGGCAACATGAATTCACGTTCAAGTGCAAAGGCAGTGCTGCTGGGCAAACCGGCGTCGCCTTGACCACCAACGTGGAAGCGATCGCTGACTTGGTTCTTTCGATTGAAGACCCCTCGGCACCTGCTCCGGTTGGGCAAGACGTGACCTATCAAATTGTCATCCGCAACCGCGGCAGCAAACCAGCCACGGACGTTCGAGCGATCGCTCAGTTCAGCAACGGCATCGAACCTCAGCAATTGCTGGGCAACGATGGCAAGGTCATCACCGGTCAGGTTCTGATCAATCCCATTGCTCGGATCGACGCCGGAGAAGAAGTCCGCATGAAAATCGTTGCCAAGGCAGCCGAGGGTGGGCATCATCGCTTCCGCACCGAAGTTCGCAGCGGCGACACGATTTTGGTGGCCGAAGAAGCAACGCACTACATGAACGCACGCAACGAACGGATCAGCCGTCGCAGCGGGCCGGGTGGCAACGAGTTCTCCTTGCCACTGCGTTGA
- a CDS encoding DUF1559 family PulG-like putative transporter, translated as MRLRTERERSVSGDRPVREAFTLVELLVVIAIIAILVGLLLPAVQAAREAARKVQCSNNLKNIGLALHNYESVYRTLPWGAKGGWGPSWTTDILAFLEQTQLAEIVPYGEPGGPTGGLPESVRFRQLATAPVMVFRCPSQLGPTALSQPTDKIDGRVRNTYLGNGGSDVNWNDHSIFGTTGFDRGNGVFRATDFCHITSAGDVCDNRPDQKPINFAGILDGLSNTLMIGETRYIDDHECGVCDHFMLYHEDFDTQNGQDFSEALCSLRQGFNLRDVSKDDLQMSLGSYHPGGLHLLMCDGSVRFTSDSLNEEVRHAIGSRNNKEVFDAGEF; from the coding sequence TTGCGTCTGCGAACAGAGCGTGAACGCAGTGTGAGCGGCGATCGGCCCGTTCGGGAGGCATTCACCTTGGTGGAATTGCTGGTCGTGATCGCGATCATTGCGATTCTGGTCGGGCTGCTTTTACCCGCCGTGCAGGCCGCCCGTGAAGCGGCACGCAAGGTTCAGTGCAGCAACAACCTCAAAAACATTGGGCTGGCGCTTCACAATTACGAATCGGTTTATCGGACATTGCCATGGGGTGCCAAAGGCGGTTGGGGCCCAAGTTGGACCACTGACATCCTCGCCTTTCTCGAACAAACTCAGCTGGCCGAGATTGTTCCCTACGGCGAACCCGGGGGTCCCACAGGTGGATTGCCCGAAAGTGTCCGGTTCAGGCAACTCGCCACGGCGCCCGTGATGGTGTTTCGTTGCCCGTCTCAACTCGGACCGACAGCCCTGAGTCAACCGACGGACAAGATCGATGGTCGAGTTCGCAACACTTACCTTGGCAACGGGGGCAGCGATGTGAACTGGAACGATCATTCGATCTTCGGAACCACCGGTTTTGATCGTGGCAACGGTGTGTTCCGAGCCACTGACTTCTGCCACATCACGTCGGCAGGAGATGTATGCGACAACCGCCCGGATCAGAAACCGATCAATTTTGCCGGCATCCTGGATGGACTCAGCAACACCCTGATGATTGGCGAAACGAGATACATCGACGATCACGAATGCGGTGTCTGTGACCACTTCATGCTCTACCACGAAGACTTCGACACACAGAACGGTCAGGATTTCTCAGAGGCACTGTGCTCACTCCGCCAAGGGTTCAACTTGCGAGATGTCTCCAAAGATGACTTGCAGATGTCACTTGGAAGTTACCATCCAGGCGGGTTGCATTTGTTGATGTGCGACGGATCGGTTCGATTCACATCCGATTCGCTGAACGAAGAAGTCCGACACGCCATCGGCAGCCGCAACAACAAAGAAGTCTTCGACGCCGGCGAGTTTTGA
- a CDS encoding cytochrome-c peroxidase, translating to MAAEPVSSKTKLAGQGSAAEMRALNLPETPFNYSDIDWPEHFRSAVERFDNTPPDNPMTDDGATLGRVLFYDKTLSANGTVSCASCHKQELSFTDDEPLSVGFDGEKVTRNSMSLVNARFYQRGRFFWDERARTLEQQVLMPIENPIEMGHDLDVLIPQLAADPIYPPLFAKAFGSTEVTVDRVAKALAQFVRSIVSFQSRYDLGVSQAGSYRRPFPNFTEQENLGKQVFLFRGNCASCHMSNALPFNPHRPDEPYDSSQRPARQMAFFTMTTPAVNGVDADTDDVDLGVGTISKAEIDRGRFKSPSLRNVELTGPFMHDGRFRTLDEVVEHYNWSIKPHPNLDGRLDDFAANGMALPEVPKVALVAFLKTLTDRTILTEEKWSDPFGQAAAE from the coding sequence GTGGCAGCGGAGCCCGTCTCGAGCAAGACAAAGTTGGCAGGGCAGGGCAGCGCGGCAGAGATGCGAGCGTTGAATCTGCCGGAGACCCCTTTCAACTACAGCGACATCGATTGGCCGGAACATTTTCGGTCTGCGGTGGAACGGTTCGACAACACCCCGCCCGACAATCCGATGACGGACGACGGGGCGACGCTGGGGCGAGTCCTGTTCTACGACAAGACGCTGTCGGCCAATGGCACGGTCTCGTGCGCCTCGTGCCACAAACAAGAGTTGTCTTTTACCGATGATGAACCGCTGAGCGTTGGGTTCGACGGCGAGAAGGTGACTCGCAATTCAATGAGCCTGGTCAATGCTCGCTTCTACCAACGCGGGCGATTTTTCTGGGACGAACGAGCTCGCACATTGGAACAACAGGTCTTGATGCCGATCGAAAACCCAATCGAGATGGGGCATGACCTCGACGTCTTGATCCCGCAATTGGCAGCGGATCCGATCTACCCACCGCTGTTCGCCAAAGCGTTTGGATCAACAGAGGTCACCGTGGATCGGGTCGCCAAGGCATTGGCCCAGTTCGTGCGTTCAATCGTCTCGTTTCAATCTCGCTATGACCTCGGGGTTTCGCAAGCCGGATCCTACCGCCGGCCGTTTCCAAACTTCACCGAGCAGGAGAACTTGGGCAAGCAGGTGTTCTTGTTCCGAGGGAACTGCGCGTCGTGTCACATGAGCAACGCGTTGCCGTTCAATCCGCACCGTCCAGACGAACCGTACGACTCTTCCCAACGACCGGCTCGACAAATGGCGTTCTTCACGATGACCACCCCCGCCGTCAATGGAGTGGACGCGGACACGGACGACGTGGACTTGGGCGTGGGGACGATCAGCAAGGCGGAAATTGATCGAGGACGTTTCAAGTCGCCGTCGCTAAGGAACGTTGAGCTGACCGGGCCGTTCATGCATGACGGGCGATTCCGAACTCTGGATGAGGTCGTCGAGCACTACAACTGGAGCATCAAGCCGCACCCCAACCTCGACGGACGTCTGGATGACTTCGCCGCCAACGGGATGGCGTTGCCGGAAGTTCCCAAGGTCGCGCTGGTCGCGTTCTTGAAAACGCTGACTGACCGTACGATTTTGACGGAGGAGAAATGGAGCGATCCCTTTGGGCAGGCTGCTGCCGAGTAG